In Pikeienuella piscinae, the sequence CCAATCCCGGCGCCTATGAGGTGGTGCGCCGGCTCCTCGGGCATTCGCTGACCTCGTCGACGATCGACGTCTACGCCGGCTTCGAGACCGACGCCGCGACGCGCGCCTACGCCGAGATCCTCGACCAGGCCTCCACCGCGCCGCTTCGGCGCCGCCGGAGGGCGAGGCGATGACGCGCGAGCGTCGCCGCCTGCGCGTCGCCGATTGGCCCGATGCTGATCGCGCGATGTGGGTGGAGCTCTTCCGGACGGGCGACATCCTCGACGGCGCCGGGCCGCTCGCGCATCTCCGCCCGGCGACCCGCGGCATTCACGAGACCGCCTACGCCTTCTGGCTCGGCTTCCTCCGCGACGCGGGCGTCGATCTCGCCGCCGAGGCGCCGGTCGAGCGGATGACCGACGTCCGACTTCTCGCCTACCTCACCGCCCTCGACGGGCTCTCGCTCGCCAGCAGGGCGCAGCGCGTCCACCGGCTCTATCTGACCCTCCGCGCCGCGGCGCCGAGGCGCGACTGGGCCCGGCTCAGGACCGCGGCGCTGCGTCTCCAACGCCTCGAATCCCGCGCCGGCGCGCGAAGGCTCCCGGCCGCGGAGGTCTCGGCCGCGACGCTCGTCCAGCTTGGCGCGGCGCTGGTCCGCGAGGCGCAGGATGACCCCGGCCTCGACCCGGTCGCCCGCGCCGTCCGCGCCCGCGACGGCGCGGCGATCCTGCTCCTCGCCTATTGCCCGCTCCGGATCGGCAACTTCGCGCGGCTGGAAAGCGGCCGCTCTCTGCTCGAGAGTGGCGACGGCTACGTCATCGTGATCGAGCCGGAAGCGGCCAAGGCAGGCCGGTCGATCACCATGTCTGTCGCCGCCCCCGCCGCCGCGGCGCTCCGTCTCTGGCTCGGCGATCATCGCCCCGTTCTGGCGAAGGCGGAGCGGAGCGGCGCCTTCGTCTGGCTCGCCAGAACCGGCGCGCCCTACGCCCCCTACAAGTTCAGCGAGAGGATCGCTGCGATCACCCGCCTGCGCCTCGGCGCCCCGATCTCCGCCCACCGCTTCCGCGCCTGCGCCGCGACCACCATCGCCGAGATCGCCCCCGATCAGGCGCGCATCATCCAACCGCTCCTCACCCACTCCACCGCAAAGGTCGCCGACAAGGCCTACAACCGCGCCGCAATGCGCACCGCAGTGGAGCGGTATGGCGAGGCGCTGGACGCCGTGCGGGCCGGAAGCAAGACTAAACGCTCTGGGTGAACTCACCCGCGTCGCGCTTCCCATCTGGACGCATTTGGTCGCGCTACGGATCAGCGTCGGGGCTGATTCCGGGTCAGGCCACTGCCGCCTCCTTGAAGAGAGTGTTCGTGCGCCGCATCGCGTGAAGGATAACCGCCAGTTTCCGGGCCAGCGCAACCTTGGCCTTTCGCGGTCCAGTGCGTTCCGCGATCACCTTTGCCCATGTTCGCGGGCGGGGTC encodes:
- a CDS encoding tyrosine-type recombinase/integrase; the protein is MTRERRRLRVADWPDADRAMWVELFRTGDILDGAGPLAHLRPATRGIHETAYAFWLGFLRDAGVDLAAEAPVERMTDVRLLAYLTALDGLSLASRAQRVHRLYLTLRAAAPRRDWARLRTAALRLQRLESRAGARRLPAAEVSAATLVQLGAALVREAQDDPGLDPVARAVRARDGAAILLLAYCPLRIGNFARLESGRSLLESGDGYVIVIEPEAAKAGRSITMSVAAPAAAALRLWLGDHRPVLAKAERSGAFVWLARTGAPYAPYKFSERIAAITRLRLGAPISAHRFRACAATTIAEIAPDQARIIQPLLTHSTAKVADKAYNRAAMRTAVERYGEALDAVRAGSKTKRSG